The Punica granatum isolate Tunisia-2019 chromosome 4, ASM765513v2, whole genome shotgun sequence sequence ACAGAACTGCACATCTcttgaaacaaaaaattattctttctCCAAATCAAACATCCGCCACCCCTTATTCCATGAGGATAACCTACATATATACACCTCCGAGATCTCTTAGCAAGTTTATCCTTGTCACGTGGTCGATGATGCGCATAACATAGAGAACCTAATACCATAGATTCGAATAATTCGGCTTTCTCTAGACAAGAACCTAATAGGGACTTTTGCCCTTTAGCACTTGCGTCAGCACTATATTGATCAAGTGAGCCACCATCGCAACACCCTCTCCCTAGAAACATATTGGAAGAGATGCCTTAAACAATAATGCTCTTGCAATGTTAAGGATATGTCTATGCTTTCTTTCGACTCTTCCATTTTTGCTATGGTGCGTCCGTACAGGACGTATGATGTATAATCCCATTTCGAAAGAAGAAATTTGGCAGTTCTCGAGGTAGAAATTCTAAACTGTCATCACTTCGAACTACCTTAATAGTTGTTCCAAATTGATTTTTGATTAAGTTGCAAAAGCCCATCAAACTTTCTCTTGCTTCTGACTTGTCCTTCAACAAATACAACCATAATGCTCGGCTATGATCATCCACAATAATCAAAAAATAACTAGCTCCAGATATTTCAACAAATACAACCATATGCCCGTCTATGATCATccacaataataaaaaaataactagGTCCATATATTGTTTTCTCCATATGAGGACCCCATAAATCACAATGCACAAGATGAAATGGAGTTGAAGCTTTATTCGAACTCAAATTGAACTGTGAACGAGTTTGTATAGCTTAGAGACATACATCACAATTCTTATTCTTCAAACAAGTAGAATCAAAGTCGATTTCCTTTATTGTAATACCATTGGATGGATGCCCAAGATGTTTGTGCCAGATATCTCTCGAGCCAACTCCCAATACCTGACAAGCCAATGCCAAGGACGCCACCCATTGCAAGTAGTATACCTCCCTTGCAGCTCACCTAGTCCAACCGTCCTCTTCGACACGCGGTCCTGTATAAGACATAGCTCAAGTAAGAAAGTCACAAGGCAGTTCATATCTCTGCTTAGTTGGCCAACCGAGATCCAGTTGCAATTAAATGCCGGCACAAATAAAACATCCTGCAAAATAAACGAATCTCGAAGTCGAACAATCCCAACACTCGTTGCTCGAGTGGAATTCCCGTTAGGGATATAGATAGAGAGTTTATCATCAGTCAAACTCAAATCACTCAGATTATTTCCACGTCTTGTCATGTACCTCAAGGCACCAGTGTCAATTATCCATTCTCCTTTctcgaaaaaaatgaaattatcatTACCGACAAGTGGTTCATTCCGCCCTTCGTAAGTTGCGATCATGTTTAGTGGGGTCTCAAATTATGCGCTGGATAGACCCGAGAATGAGCCCCCTATGCTGCTTGATGCCCTCCCTTCATGAACAGCGTTGGCCATAGCTGGGTGCCCTCCATTCCTAGACTGTCCCCAGAGGTTGCTTGTTGCACTTCTTGGAGCCATGAGCTTGTGTGCAACGTTGGCTGCTGTCAGTCGGCCTCCACTCCACTGCCCTACACCTTGTCCATATCCCTTCCATTGAGTTTGTGTCACCTGTTTTCCATGGCTTCCTGATTTCTTCCCTCTCCCTTTGCTGCTTTTGTCTGCAGGTGGACCATGGAGAGCCTAGCAGGAGCTCTTAACATGGCATGGTTGTCCATATTGGTCACAGATCGGTTTTCCTTCAGAAGTCCACCTTTGTCCTTGCCTATTCTCACTCAAACTCCTGGTTGCAAAGGCTCCTAGTTTAGTTCCCCCTTCAGGCGTGCGTGCTGCGTCTCTATACCGGGCCATAGCGTGTTGCTTTTCCTCCTCTGAAACCATTTAATAAACCCTACTCATTGTCAGTAAGGGCTCAATCTAAGGATGTCAAACTGCACGCCACGAAACTCATAATCCAATCCCAtcaaaaattgataatttttctCCTTATCCCTCTGAGCAACATACCGAACTGCTGCATCACGGGAGCATCCTGGTGACTCGAGGTAATTTTCGAGCTTGTCCCACAGTGTCTTAATGCCTGAGTTGTATTTTTGGATAGTCCTGCCTTCTTGCCTGTACAAACTTATGTCTGACTTCAACTGGTAGATTCTCATTTCATTTCCTTGAGAGTATCTCTCCTTGAGATCATCCCAAAGGGTTTTGGCTTCTGTCGCATAGGCTACACTCGGCTGGACTTCCTTCTCTAACCTGTTGAATATCCAAGCTAGAACGAGGGGATTGCACATCTCCTAGCTTTCCAGATTAGGGTCTCCTGCTGGTGGCTTTGGCACTTTGCCTTCCACGAATCCTAGCTTTCCGTTTGCCGTGAGTGCGATCTTCATCGCTCTTGACCATGTCAAATAGTTCTCTCCATTTGGGAGACAAGAGGTGATCTGTACCCCCGTTGAATCCGATATATTGATCTTGAATGTGGCCGAAGCCTGCATCCCTTTCCCAGAATCTTCAGCTTTGTCTTCTTTCCTTGCCATCCTTCCTCAAACTAATCCCGGGTCTCAGAGGTTTCGATGGAAAccttgctctgataccatgatAAGACAAAGGATTGTCTTGAGCGTTCCAATTTATTTGATACCAAAGGGATTACATATGTACAAATCCACTCTCTTTCTAAAGAGGAAACTAGAAGAAAGTAATTCTAGATAAGTATCAAAAGGTGCCTAATCTAGGGAGATTACAATGATAAACATATTACAAAGTGTGTCCCTAGATATTGTAGTAGAAGATTTAGCATATTCCAAACTTATCTTGTAATAGGATCCAGGGAAATTGTATGTGACATACACCAattgtaatttatatgtgaCATCGATATTTTGGCCTTATTTGCCAGCTTCTTTCATAGTCTTATCTGCCAACCACATATCGTGCCAGTATTACATAAATTGGTGATCATGTCATGCGGTCTATATAAAGGCCCCAACCGATACTATCCCTCCGGcaagaaaaacagaaaatgcAAAAGGCCTGGTTGTATGAAGAATATGGTCCCAAGGAAGTTCTCCGAGTGGGAGAATTCCCCTTTCCTTCTCCTCTGCCTGACCAGCTCATTGTTCAAGTTCGAGCTGCCGCTCTGAATCCTATTGATTTTAAAAGACGTCTGTGTCCCATATTTCCCTCAGATTTTCCTGTAAGCAGCTGTGATGGTTATGCATTTTGTAATGTGCGATGCTTTTAGTTCTGGCCCTTAATTATCATATCTGCATAGCAACTGTGGGTAAATACGACAACCTTCCGATGCAGGATTCGCTCAGGGTGTTGAATCTGTATGTTTACGGGTTAAATGCAGAGAGGACAAACCCACTTGAAATTGAGAATTTTGCTGTTTCAGACTCGGAAACACGCACTCATTACTCACCAAAATAATTTGTTACATCTTGAAAAGAgtaggaagaagatgaagttgAGATCATGTTTGTTGCCTTTGCTGAGATATCAGGGCATCTTGACAGTTGCAACTGGAGCAAGCTTTGTTACTCGACGAACTTCTAGAAACAAAATTACTAGTGCATGGGTTTGGCCTCCCAAGCCGAAACTACATGCTGCGTGAAATGTGATTCCAGAGGAGCATTGTTCTGAGATCATATGGTTAGGAAATTCATCTTCATGTACTATATATTAAACTTGCAGGTGGTCCCAGGATGTGATATGGCAGGTGTAGTTGTTTCAAAAGGCAACAATGTCACAAAATTCGATGTGGGAGATGAAGTCTACGGGAACATCCAGGACTTCAATGCTCAGGTGAAGTTGAAGCAGCTCGGGACACTTGCAGAATTCATAGCAGTAGAAGAGAGCTTAATAGCGAAGAAACCCCCAAACATATCGTTCGAGGAAGCTGCAAGCCTTCCCTTAGCAGTTCAGACAGCAGTTGAGGGATTCATAACTGCAGGATTTAAAGGAGGACAGACGGTTTTTATAGTTGGAGGAGCAGGTGGTGTTGGATCATTGGTTGTGCAGCTCTCAAAGAATGTTTACGGTGCGTCTCGGGTTGTAGCTACCTGTAGCACACCGAAGGTGGAGTTTGTTAAGAGTTTGGGGGCCGATGAGGTGGTTGATTATTGGAAAACAGATTACGAGGATGTCGAAGAGAAGTTCGATTTCCTTTATGACATGATCGGTAAGTTTGTCTTTCATGGTGCGGGAGCTCTTGTTAATAACAGAAAGAATTCTTGGACTAATTATTCGGTCGCAGGTGATTGCAAGAAGTCCTTTGTGGTGGCTAAGGACGGGGCCCCGGTGGTCGACATAACGTACCCTCCGTCGCACCAAAGAGCGGCCTATTCGAGCTTGAAAGTCTCAGGGGAGATCCTGGATCGACTCAGGCCTTATCTTGAGAATGGGAAGCTAAAGCCCGTGATCGACCCATCGGGCCCGTATGCTTTCATGGATGTGGTTGAAGCGTTTCGGTATCTCGAAACTGGAAGAGCCCTAGGGAAGGTTGTGATTTCTCCCTTTCCATCACAGTCTTTCAACTCCTGCTCCTTCAGGGGAGTTAACTGCAAGAATTGCATTTCCAAAAGTCGTTGCTCGGGGAACTTCGGCGATGCTATAATGTTGTGACACTTCCTCGGGTTGTTGTCGAGTTACTTGTATTCCAACTGTAACAGCGAGCGCAGGATTGCGAGTATATAGCACTTGAGATTTCTAGAACTAAATTGTACCAGTTTCTTCAATTAAGCTCGTTTAGATGCCGTATTTGAAGCCGAACGGAAAGCATTCCACGCAACCATGATTTCCTAGAACCATCAAGACATTATTATTTGCAGCCTCTTTTCTCTCGGTCGATTGATTTGCTGGCTATAAGAAAGGACTTCGTTGAGCCAGAAGAAATGATCTcaagaaatgaaaattattcttCGACTGTCAATCACCATCTATGATAAACAATtcctaatataaaaataaacacaTGGTCACGATGATCACACAGCCTAACAACTTGATAATATGACGATGGTCCATCTAACATGATAATGAATCATGGTAGCACATTTGGTACTCTTAGTTCAAGTGCTTCTGCTTTCACTTTAAATGTTTAGTATTTTGTACAATCcatcataaataataaaagactAAACACCTGAATTGAACTACTAAATGCATCACCATAACACTATACCATGTTAGAATTTCCCCAAATTATAACCGGTAATACATAAGTGTCAAGACTGTGATTAAGAAAACTAATGAAAATCTTTGAGACACGGACTGCAAGAAGTAGCCGAGAAAAATccatactctttttttttttttttttttgctaatctGAGATGTCTAGACTTTGCCAGACTAATTCCCGGCTCTGTGAATCCCCGGCGATGCACAAAATAGGTAATCACGTCAATGGCGCTCCGACGACTCTAAGGGGTTTCGAACCCGAAATCGGATGGATACTTGAGCTCCTCCTTAACTACTAGGTCAAACCCTTGGAGTTAAATCCATACCTTCATGACTAAGCTTATTACCTCATCTAATCTAATTAAATGAACCATCCCATGCCATTGGTTGTTTGTCTTGTTTACATATGTAATGGCGATGCAACCAAAGACTAAAAGACATTTTCAATggcttcttttttgtttttcttcctTCTGACCTCTTCTTTCAGTAAGtataaaaacaaacaaattaagATTAAGGTGGAGCTAAATTCACACCTCATATGATTAGGATCATcacttttataataaatagaCAAAATTACCCTTAAAAAGTGGCCTCTATAAAATTGGATTTTATGAAGAAAAAGGATAATTTTGTCTATGGATAATAAAAATGGTGGCCCTAGTCATATGGGATGTGGATTTAATCCAGACCTATTAATGCACTATTTTTTTTAGGTAACATTAacaatttagttttttttttctcttttgtaaaATTGTGATATGTGCGCATTATATTGTGATGTGCGCATGCATCGGACTAGGGTTATGAAAAGAAATCGAAACCCGAATCATCTCTATTGAACCTTTCCATACCAAAACCCAAAAGCCGAATTAATTGGATTTCAAACAATATTTGGTTCGAGCAATAAGGAGGGGTTCCATGAATCATCGGTGATGCACGAAGCAGGTATTCACGTCAGAGATATTCCAGTGGTTCCAAGGGatttaaaactcaaaattAGGTGGATACTTGAACTCCTCCTTAACCATTAGGCCAAACCTTTTAAATTAAATCCATACCTTCATGACTAAGCCTGTTACCTCATCTAATCTAATTAAATAAACCATCCCATGCCATTGGTTGTTTGACTTGTTTACATATGCGATGACGATGCAACCAAAGACTAAACGACATTTCATTGgcttcttttctgtttttcttcCTTCTGACCTCAGTACGtacaaaaacaaacaaattaagATTAAGGTGGAGCTAAATTCACGCCTCATACGGTTATGATCACcacttttataataaatagaCAAAATTACCCTTAAAAAGTGGACTCTATAAAATTGGATTTTATGAAGGGATAAAGGATAATTTTGTCTATGGCAGTAAAAATGGTGACCCTAGTCATATGGGATGTGAATTTAATCCAGCCCTATTAATGCACTCTTTTTTTAAGGTAACGTTAACATATtagtttttttctctcttttataAAATTGTGATATGTGCACATTATATTGTGATGTGTGCATGTATCGGACTGGGGTTATGAAAAGAAATCGAAACCCGAATCATCTCTATTGAACCATTCCATACCATACCCAAAAGCCGAATTAATTGGATTTCAAACAATATTTGGTTCGAGATTTCCAAATAGAATCGTTCTCGAAATGTTTATGCATGGTCTTCTAAATGTATAGACCATTTCAAGTTttgatttacttttcttgttGAACTATGGACGACCTTTTGGAGTTAGTGATTTCATATTTTGGTAACTTTCTCAATTACCCGGGAAAATCAATTATTGAGGGCCGTTTCATTGCAGTTAATGCTGAAAGCTGGGGCGAATCGTCATGTGCCCacctttacttttttttctttttccctggGTCATGAGAAACGCCCATATGTGTAGTacaatgataataaataaaatgaaataagggGCAAAGAAGTCATCGAATCCAAAACCCCTTAGTTTCGAGACGACTTCCTGTGCCAGCGCACTACGACCATTGCTCACCTCTGTTTGGAACTATATATTAACTGATTGGCGTGATCGAGGGGATAGGGTTTCTATAAACAAAATACGACTACAGCTTCCTCTTGTTAATATCTTGAGAAGGATAGATATGCCAATGTCTGCAATACTCATTCTCTTGGCAGTTATCGTACTTCTTCCTTTCATAGCCTTCTTGATTCTTGTTGGGAAACTTTTCACTGGAAAGTCTATAAAAAATCCGGAATATCCTCCGATTAATGGAACCATATTTGGTCAAGTCTTCTACTTCAACACTCTGTATGATCAACAAACCAAAGATGCCAAGAAGTTTCCGACGTTTAGGCTTCTGGCTCCCAGTCAGAGTGATGTGTACACAATCGATCCTCGAAACGTCGAGCATGTCTCAAAGACGTGCTTTGGCAAGTACATAAAGGGAGATGGCGACAAAGAGATAATTAAGGATCTGTTCGGCGAGGGGATATTTGCGGTCAACGGAGATAAGTGGCGGCAGCAGAGGAAGCTTGCGAGCCTTGAGTTCTCAACTAGGGTCCTCAGAGACTTCAGCTGTTCGGTGTTCAGGCAAAACGCTGCAAAGCTAGTCGGAGTCCTCGTCGAGATGGCAGCTCAAGGGAGGGATTTTGATGTGCAAGTCAGTGATTTTGATCACTAGGTTCTGCTTTTGGTTCCGGAAATGTACGCAAGACACTGATTCTCATAATATTATGTCTCGTTCATTGCAGGATATACTGATGAGAGCTGGACTGGACTCTATATTCAAAGTCGGGTTTGGGGTCGACCTAAACTGCTTGGAGGGTTGGAGCAAAGAAGCGTCCAACTTCATGAAGGCCTTCGACAATGCAAATGCTTTGATCTACTGGCGATACGTCGACCCCTTATGGAAGTTGAAGAGGTACCTTAACATCGGTGCTGAAGCCTGCCTTCGGAAGAATATCGAAATTATCGACTCCTTTGTGAATCGACTTATCAGAACGAAGAGAGAACAGCTAGCAGAACAAAGACACAGTGTAAGTAATCAATTTCGGCTCAAATACAATTCCGAAACTATTGATCTCTAAACTGGAACGTTTGTTCCGGTTCAATGATGCACAGAACGATAAGGAGGACATACTATCGAGATTTCTTCTCGAGAGCAAGAAGGATCCCGTGAAGATGAATGACAAGTACCTCCGTGATATAATCCTAAATTTCATGTTGGCTGGAAAAGATTCGACGGGCAATACCCTGTCATGGTTCCTGTTCATGCTCTGCAAGAACCCCCTCGTGCAGGAAAACATTTTCCAGGAAATAAGGGACCTGATTCCGATCGAAGATCCAGAGAGGGAAAGTAGAGCTGACCCTAACGATTTCGTGGCAAAGATCACGGAGTCAGTGCTCGATCAGATGCATTATCTTCATGCAGCTCTGTCGGAGACATTGAGATTGTACCCAGCCGTTCCATTGGTAAACATAATTCGTGCTCatcatgttttatttttacgCCACAGAAGAATTAGTAGATGGACCTTTCATGTTaatgtatatgtatgcataCTCATGTCGATTACGTTATTACGGTTTTGTATGTTCGATGGGAAGGACGGAAGGTGTGCCGAGACGGATGATGTACTTCCTGATGGCTataaggtgaagaagggggatGGAGTCTACTACTTGATATACTCCATGGGCAGGATGAAGAACCTCTGGGGAGAGGATGCAGAGGATTTCAAACCTGAAAGATGGCTCCGCGACGGGATCTTCCAACCCGAATCGCCCTACAAGTTTGCAGCTTTTAATGTCAGTATCACACATCATCCTCTCGTTACTGAAATCACGCAAGTCGAAATGATCATTTGTGACTGATTCTCCTTTCCATCTGTGATCATAATTCCAGGCAGGGCCTCGGATCTGTCTAGGAAAGGACTTTGCATATAGGCAGATGAAGATAGTCTCGATGGCCCTTCTTCGGTTCTTCAGGTTCAAATTGGCTGATGAAGCTAGGACTGTGACCTACAGGACAATGTTTACGCTTCATATCGATGGAGGACTCTATCTTCGTGCTACCCCTAGGATGAGGTCATAAATCCAATTCGCATgaatttgatgctcaatctCACCAATGTACTGAACTCAGTTATTACGGTTTTGCATTTTCTGTGCTGTCATGGTTGCATTAGAACATAATCTTGTAAATACCATCTGATCAGACACAGGGATACTTATCCtcctaaaataataatatgtttgtccctttttttttccccaacaCAATTATCCTATCTTTATTCTATTATAAGCAAATTGAAGCTCCATTTCAGATTAATGCATAGCAATCTTATGCATCCTGGCAGATAACTGCGGAAATAGTCTCCATATTACTTGCCAAAAGTCTAGAATTGATCTCCTCCGAGAAATTATCTTTCAACGAGCTAGTCCCGTCGAGAAAATAGGAACAAGAAAAGAGCATATAGTTATATCTGCATGCCAAAAATTTCGTCGAAAAACGAAAATACAAAACTTTCTAAATGAGGAGAAAAAGCTGTGAGTACCTCCACTTCTCTACATCCGAAAAAATGAGGACAGAAAATAGAATGACAAAGACACACTGCATAATAGATTTAAGGTTGCAACAAAGTATCTACCAAAggaggtcggtggctccctgGTCTTGAAGCCCATCCTTTCCGGTTTCTGTAAGCCTCAACAGCTTGTAGACGAATCCTCTCTTTCGATTCGTCCAGATGTGTTTTCAGACCCTTCGTACAAAAGCAAAAGATCATCACCGAAGAGTTAAAGAGAGAAGGCTTGTTTTATGAAGTGAAGGAAAATGGCATGCAAGATTTAAACCTTTGGAACTGCAACCAACTTGGGTGGAGCTTCGACCACATCACCGAATTTCACCTTCTCGTGCCTGGGGAAGTCCAGATTCTCCTCCTCGTTAGCTTTTTGGTGCTTATTTTTCTTGGCCTCCTTATACCTGAATGGAGAAATTGCCAGACCGAGCCAACCTTCAGTTTTACTGGAAAAAGGAGGGGGGAAGAGAAGAGGCTGAAGAAAATCCAATCCAATGAAGCACTCACTCTTTCTGTCGCTTCTTCCTACGTTCCTTCCTTCTTGATGATTCCTCCACCAGTGATTGAAACCGAAGGTCTTCCACCTgccctctctttcttttcctcttgttCTTTTTATCAGCGACATCCTCGGTGATTTCGTCAGTGGGCTCGGATGAGATTGGGCGTTCATAATGATCACCAAGTTCAGTCATACTCTTGCTCGAAGGTTCATCTTTCAAAGAGGATTTCTGAGCAAATTCATAACTTAAGTTAAACAAAGAGGAATCCAACCACATATGACTGGAAAAGCTTATGACCTAGTGATAATATTTAAAGCATCTGACAAGCAACGCCCTAGCTTAATTcgcaaaaacaaaaatcgtTCTCTCTCAACCTTCTAATAAAATGCATTATTGGGGGAAAAGAGATGAAGATAAACGAGGCAAGAATCATTCAAAACACCTTCGAATGCATTCAAGTTAGACGAGAGCAAGTAGAAAATCAAGGGCGAAGAATTGATATGCCGAAACTCTAAGCCCATAATGGGAGAAAAATTCTCCTATTAGGCAGCCACACCACAGCGAACAATGACATTAAGTCTTCCTACTAAAATAAAAAGCTGCAGCTCTTTGGAATCACGAATTAACTAATGCCTAAATGCAACAAGAAGGGCATCCAACTGAAGCCGCAATAACCAAATAGTTGCTAAGACGACTTAGTGCAGTCGAGTCGTGACATCAGGGCTTTCCCAATCACCATGGCTTACAGATATGAAAAACTACCCAAAAAATTTACCAATCAATATcaaaaaagaacaagaaaacaGAGCAACAACTTAAAATTCCAGCACAGCTTAGAGATTGATTCCACATACAGCTAAATTCATCTTGCTTTTCCACCCTAATCGAAGAAATTGTCATCTACAAATCAAACTATCAAATTTAATAACAGGAATTGGAGCCACGGCATAGAATTAGTCTGACCTTGTCAGGATCAGTGTCCCTTCTCTTGCTCTCTCTCTGATTATCGTTTGAAGAATCTGCGAGAAATAGCACAAATCGGTCTCAGAACAACACCAATCAATAAACAAGATACAGagagggggggagagagagagagcactTGGCCCACCgtgaagaggagaggaggagagggaAGTGAAGGAGATCAGCCTGCGGAGCTTGGAAGGCAAAGCGTCGAGCTTGGAGAAGTCGGGCGGGGGAGGGAGGGTGGTGTTGCCTCCATGAGCGGACCTGTAgttcttctctctcctcttcttccctTTCCCTACCATCTCTGTCTGTCTCGGTGCTCCCTCTGCGCGTGTTGCTGCCAACAGCCCTACTGCCGCCTTTCGCCCTTCCGGTTGAGCTAtcgttctttcttttttctcctttttcttttcttttcttttttcttttttccaggtctttgatttcaaaaaaaaaaaacacttatATTTGGAGGGATACCgtacaaaaattatattattatatttaaaaaaatagattaattgcctaaaaaaatatactttttttgACCTAAAAATGTACgaactatcaatttgatatcaattttaacttgcctaaacttttatattaatttaaactaGAATTTGTGACCACACTCTCTGATCGAGTTAGCTGAGGTCGCTGATGATTTTATAGGGGCGGCAGGGAACCCAATGAGGCCCTCATTATCCGAatttgaaaatagaaaaagtaaaatcgaGAAAAGAATGTAGATGGTAGGTGGTGAAAGTCTCATCGACGGCTACTATCCTCCTAATTGGAGTCATCAGAGACCTTTGCTATCATGGCAATCTCGATTATACGAGTGATGGTTGTTGTTGAGGCCCACCGATCAAAAAAATGGAAGTCGTGCTAAcatttatatcaaattgatagtttatgtattttcaagaaaaaatgtTTGTACTAGAATTGACAAAATGTAAAAAGTTTGTATGTTTTTAAATGATTAACCCTTAAAAAAAAGCAAGTAACCAAATTGGATTGACTTGATGATTAAGGGGTGTGACTTCATTGCAGAAATCACAAGTTCAAGTCACTTCACGAACCATGCATAAAATTACTCTTTATTGGGCCACATGCACGGTCTATGTGGTCGGACTGACTTGTTTCATGGGTTTGCAAGGTGTTCACGTGGACCGTGGGAATTATGGGCGAAGTTCGGAACCCcttgttataaaaaaaaataaaacagcaTAAAAGTTATCGAAAATTTAGACATGAACTTTCAGATGTGTATTGCtaataatcaattatatacttcttattaatttttcttcattaaATTTGGCATTAAAGAGGTagaattttctctctttttttcagGTTTAGTTTTTAAATACCATAAAGAAATATAAGTCCGaacaaattaatgaaaaatattaaaagcgAGACGGGATGGTAAGGCTTACCTTCGACCACCATCGTACTTGAGGGAGCTTGCCAACAACCTCATtcagaacttttttttttataagtaaccTCATTCAGAACTATGGTAGCCAGGAAGCCCCCCACCGCTCCCCTTTATCTCCCTCACTTTCTCATCCTCGCCTTTAGTGAGGCGCCAATAGTCTTTGAGGGCTCCGGCCACCATCACCCTTGTGAAGTAGCCGGAGGCCTCGAAAACTATCGACAATCTTGCCAACGGTTAGGGTGGCCTGCTCTCTCATCCTTGTTCTGTCTCAAAATCGAATTTAAAGTCTATTGGTTACCATGTGATAGTCCGCGGTATTATGGATCACCCTCTTTCTTGATTcctctgttttttcttttatcttttttatttttcaaatttacttttttcttttctaatatatatatatatatatatataagggaaAAGTTAGAGAGTTGCTCATGGTCTAAGTAGTACAACATCGATGATTCATGTCTAAATTTCCgatcctttattttttctataaaatGGGTAAATAGAAAATCACAAactcacattttttctcaacaTAAACAAATTTTTAGCATAAACTATGaactttagattttatatttacTACATGTTCGATTTATGTGTTTTGTAGCAGCATCGATGTGAGTTTCTGATCTTATTACTAACTAGACAAAAGAACCATGCATACGTACGCGTCAGAATTCATccg is a genomic window containing:
- the LOC116202415 gene encoding 2-methylene-furan-3-one reductase-like, yielding MQKAWLYEEYGPKEVLRVGEFPFPSPLPDQLIVQVRAAALNPIDFKRRLCPIFPSDFPVVPGCDMAGVVVSKGNNVTKFDVGDEVYGNIQDFNAQVKLKQLGTLAEFIAVEESLIAKKPPNISFEEAASLPLAVQTAVEGFITAGFKGGQTVFIVGGAGGVGSLVVQLSKNVYGASRVVATCSTPKVEFVKSLGADEVVDYWKTDYEDVEEKFDFLYDMIGDCKKSFVVAKDGAPVVDITYPPSHQRAAYSSLKVSGEILDRLRPYLENGKLKPVIDPSGPYAFMDVVEAFRYLETGRALGKVVISPFPSQSFNSCSFRGVNCKNCISKSRCSGNFGDAIML
- the LOC116204122 gene encoding cytochrome P450 704C1-like, with protein sequence MDDLLELVISYFGNFLNYPGKSIIEGRFIAVNAESWGESSWAKKSSNPKPLSFETTSCASALRPLLTSVWNYILTDWRDRGDRVSINKIRLQLPLVNILRRIDMPMSAILILLAVIVLLPFIAFLILVGKLFTGKSIKNPEYPPINGTIFGQVFYFNTLYDQQTKDAKKFPTFRLLAPSQSDVYTIDPRNVEHVSKTCFGKYIKGDGDKEIIKDLFGEGIFAVNGDKWRQQRKLASLEFSTRVLRDFSCSVFRQNAAKLVGVLVEMAAQGRDFDVQDILMRAGLDSIFKVGFGVDLNCLEGWSKEASNFMKAFDNANALIYWRYVDPLWKLKRYLNIGAEACLRKNIEIIDSFVNRLIRTKREQLAEQRHSNDKEDILSRFLLESKKDPVKMNDKYLRDIILNFMLAGKDSTGNTLSWFLFMLCKNPLVQENIFQEIRDLIPIEDPERESRADPNDFVAKITESVLDQMHYLHAALSETLRLYPAVPLDGRCAETDDVLPDGYKVKKGDGVYYLIYSMGRMKNLWGEDAEDFKPERWLRDGIFQPESPYKFAAFNAGPRICLGKDFAYRQMKIVSMALLRFFRFKLADEARTVTYRTMFTLHIDGGLYLRATPRMRS
- the LOC116205293 gene encoding pre-mRNA-splicing factor CWC22 homolog isoform X2; translated protein: MVGKGKKRREKNYRSAHGGNTTLPPPPDFSKLDALPSKLRRLISFTSLSSSPLHDSSNDNQRESKRRDTDPDKKSSLKDEPSSKSMTELGDHYERPISSEPTDEITEDVADKKNKRKRKRGQVEDLRFQSLVEESSRRKERRKKRQKEYKEAKKNKHQKANEEENLDFPRHEKVKFGDVVEAPPKLVAVPKGLKTHLDESKERIRLQAVEAYRNRKGWASRPGSHRPPLVDTLLQP
- the LOC116205293 gene encoding pre-mRNA-splicing factor CWC22 homolog isoform X1, translated to MVGKGKKRREKNYRSAHGGNTTLPPPPDFSKLDALPSKLRRLISFTSLSSSPLHGGPNSSNDNQRESKRRDTDPDKKSSLKDEPSSKSMTELGDHYERPISSEPTDEITEDVADKKNKRKRKRGQVEDLRFQSLVEESSRRKERRKKRQKEYKEAKKNKHQKANEEENLDFPRHEKVKFGDVVEAPPKLVAVPKGLKTHLDESKERIRLQAVEAYRNRKGWASRPGSHRPPLVDTLLQP